From a region of the Candidatus Eremiobacterota bacterium genome:
- the csaB gene encoding polysaccharide pyruvyl transferase CsaB: protein MGRQGKSVLISGYYGFGNMGDEAILSSMIKALNRFVPELSIKVIVQKMPATPSSFTVIPVLRKDYLHLLRAMLGCDLFISGGGGLIQDVTGVSTIQYYLGMVMLAKLMGKKVMYYAQGIGPVNTDRGKWYTRWISDKADLITVRDRESKEELIRMGVKKPPIVVTADPVLALEPSPQARIDEITREESLPVGSSMKIAISIRPWKSAVDYTAIMAELADRLIELYNAEIVFIPFQISQDMEVCEKARGAMKRKAHLVRGSYTPEELLGLMGTMDLIIGMRLHSLIFGCTQNIPMIGIVYDPKVKIFSELIEIPCIPLDEVNAEGIIELVGELNEGREVLRKKLGLSSGLLREKALKTAELAGKLIEGFPARALEEA from the coding sequence ATGGGCAGACAGGGCAAGAGCGTTCTTATATCGGGCTATTACGGCTTCGGCAATATGGGAGATGAGGCAATTCTCTCATCAATGATAAAAGCGCTCAACAGGTTTGTGCCCGAGCTCTCGATAAAAGTTATTGTGCAGAAGATGCCTGCCACCCCTTCCAGCTTCACTGTAATCCCCGTGCTGAGAAAGGATTATCTCCACCTCCTCAGGGCGATGCTGGGATGCGATCTTTTCATCAGCGGCGGAGGCGGACTCATACAGGATGTGACAGGGGTGAGCACCATTCAGTATTACCTGGGAATGGTGATGCTTGCCAAGCTCATGGGCAAGAAGGTGATGTACTATGCCCAGGGCATCGGGCCGGTGAACACCGACAGGGGAAAATGGTACACCCGCTGGATCTCCGACAAGGCAGATCTCATCACCGTGCGGGACCGCGAGTCCAAAGAGGAGCTCATCAGGATGGGGGTGAAAAAGCCTCCCATCGTGGTCACCGCGGACCCGGTACTTGCCCTTGAGCCGTCGCCTCAGGCCAGGATAGATGAAATTACCAGGGAGGAAAGCCTTCCCGTGGGATCGTCGATGAAAATCGCCATTTCAATAAGACCCTGGAAGTCTGCCGTGGACTACACCGCCATAATGGCCGAGCTTGCAGACAGGCTTATCGAGCTGTACAATGCCGAGATAGTCTTCATACCCTTCCAGATATCACAGGATATGGAAGTCTGTGAGAAGGCAAGGGGGGCAATGAAGAGAAAAGCCCACCTTGTAAGGGGGAGTTATACCCCGGAAGAGCTCCTGGGTCTTATGGGCACCATGGACCTAATCATCGGGATGCGTCTTCACTCGCTGATCTTCGGCTGCACGCAGAACATACCGATGATCGGCATAGTCTATGACCCGAAAGTGAAGATTTTTTCCGAGCTGATTGAGATTCCCTGCATTCCTCTCGATGAGGTAAACGCAGAAGGTATTATCGAGCTTGTAGGTGAACTTAATGAAGGGAGGGAAGTGCTCAGGAAAAAGCTCGGTCTCTCAAGCGGGCTGCTTCGGGAGAAAGCGCTCAAGACTGCCGAGCTTGCAGGGAAACTGATCGAAGGCTTTCCCGCGAGGGCTTTGGAGGAAGCATAG